From the genome of Geothrix sp. 21YS21S-4, one region includes:
- a CDS encoding metallophosphoesterase, with the protein MDLILSDLHANLHALRAVLRFAKRRSIRRFAVLGDLVGYGAHPNQVLEKVRDLRPCFLVRGNHDKVCAGLAADSSFNQAARESAEWTQEKLRRDNWRFLASLPVGPLQVEGDYVIAHGSPMDEDAYLLHIREVGVAFDAFEGPLCFFGHTHVAGCFELDETEGRLNWITLKPGEWFQLQPNCRYLVNPGSVGQPRDRDPRASFMTFDPGRRRIRLHRLEYDVDGAARAILAVGMHPSLADRLCQGI; encoded by the coding sequence GTGGACCTGATCCTTTCCGATCTGCACGCCAACCTGCACGCCCTCCGCGCCGTGTTGCGGTTCGCGAAGCGCCGCTCCATCCGGCGCTTCGCCGTGCTGGGCGACCTCGTGGGCTACGGCGCCCATCCCAACCAGGTGCTGGAGAAGGTGCGGGACCTGCGCCCCTGCTTCCTGGTGCGGGGGAACCACGACAAGGTCTGCGCCGGGCTGGCGGCGGATTCCAGCTTCAACCAGGCCGCCCGGGAATCCGCGGAATGGACCCAGGAGAAGCTGCGGCGCGACAACTGGCGCTTCCTGGCGAGCCTGCCGGTGGGACCTCTCCAGGTGGAGGGGGATTACGTGATCGCGCACGGGTCGCCCATGGACGAGGATGCCTACCTCCTTCACATCCGGGAGGTGGGCGTGGCGTTCGACGCCTTCGAGGGCCCGCTGTGCTTCTTCGGCCATACCCACGTCGCGGGCTGCTTCGAGCTGGACGAGACCGAAGGCCGCCTCAACTGGATCACCCTCAAGCCGGGCGAGTGGTTCCAGCTCCAGCCGAACTGCCGCTACCTGGTGAACCCGGGTTCCGTGGGCCAGCCGCGGGACCGGGACCCCCGAGCCTCCTTCATGACCTTCGACCCCGGGCGCAGGCGCATCCGCTTGCATCGCCTGGAGTACGACGT
- a CDS encoding thiamine phosphate synthase — translation MLHLPPLYPITDATRAEPLSDQVRRLGEAGFPLVQFRGKPLEIQAQWSELRRALEESTANGGWPWICVNDRADLALLASREGLTPWGLHLGQGDLPASEAARLPGLEVCHIGASTHDLAEWAAVDPACDHAGVGPFRGTATKADHAAPVGLEGLRAGCATLRARGLAPVAIGGLRVEDVAACFEAGAESVAMVGAVHDAEDPAALGWEVQRQRWRIRPPFRRDRPVVLIGGSGAGKTSLGRELARGLGLPFHDLDAAIETRENRSVAEVFAASGEGAFRALESALLPGLLEAPAVVALGGGAWESPANRAAVAAAGASPLWLAEPPLRAWARVAGDPRRPLAQDRTVFLQRWAARVPAWSLAPMILPFGRSAEQLASALLD, via the coding sequence ATGCTCCACCTGCCCCCCCTCTACCCCATCACCGACGCCACCCGGGCGGAGCCCCTTTCCGACCAGGTCCGACGGTTGGGCGAAGCGGGTTTTCCTCTGGTGCAGTTCCGGGGAAAGCCACTGGAAATCCAGGCCCAGTGGTCCGAGCTGAGAAGGGCCCTGGAGGAGTCCACCGCAAATGGCGGATGGCCGTGGATTTGCGTCAATGACAGGGCCGATCTTGCCCTCCTCGCCTCCCGGGAGGGACTCACCCCGTGGGGGCTTCACCTGGGCCAGGGGGACCTGCCCGCGTCGGAGGCGGCGCGTCTGCCGGGGCTGGAGGTCTGCCACATTGGGGCCTCCACCCACGACCTCGCCGAATGGGCGGCGGTCGATCCCGCCTGCGACCACGCCGGGGTGGGGCCCTTCCGGGGCACCGCCACCAAGGCCGATCACGCGGCGCCCGTGGGCCTCGAAGGGCTGCGGGCGGGCTGCGCGACCCTGCGTGCCCGGGGGCTGGCGCCCGTCGCCATCGGGGGCCTTCGGGTGGAGGATGTCGCGGCCTGCTTCGAGGCGGGAGCCGAATCCGTGGCCATGGTCGGGGCCGTCCATGACGCGGAGGATCCGGCCGCGCTGGGCTGGGAGGTCCAGCGGCAGCGCTGGCGGATCCGGCCCCCGTTCCGGCGCGACCGGCCGGTGGTCCTCATCGGGGGCAGCGGCGCGGGCAAGACCTCCCTGGGGCGCGAGCTGGCGCGGGGGCTGGGCCTGCCCTTCCACGACCTGGACGCCGCCATCGAAACCCGGGAGAACCGCAGCGTCGCCGAGGTGTTCGCCGCCTCGGGGGAAGGCGCCTTCCGTGCCCTCGAATCGGCCCTCCTCCCCGGCCTTCTTGAGGCGCCGGCGGTAGTGGCCCTGGGGGGCGGCGCCTGGGAGTCCCCGGCCAACCGCGCCGCCGTGGCGGCGGCCGGAGCTTCGCCCCTGTGGCTGGCCGAACCGCCCCTGCGGGCCTGGGCGCGGGTGGCGGGAGATCCGCGGCGCCCCTTGGCCCAGGATCGGACGGTCTTCCTGCAGCGCTGGGCGGCTCGGGTGCCCGCCTGGTCCCTGGCGCCGATGATCCTCCCCTTCGGCCGGAGCGCTGAGCAGTTGGCTTCGGCTTTGCTAGACTGA
- a CDS encoding ABC transporter ATP-binding protein, whose protein sequence is MSEQEAFFQSDRVDQQPVRHALLWRLAGYLKPQWASLLALLGLMALGAFLEVMPSELTLRLINRFMGQGNLRGAAPLVAGFFGVLIAGMVVSLARYFLLARVGQQAMLQLRIQLFEHLMGRNTDFFHRNPVGRLMTRVTSDVQNLNEMFASGFVAIVGDALSLLAIVAWMFWTHPGMALVALGILPFLLVATEVFRRRAGEAFRETQRRYAAINAFLQEQISGMSLVQINGEESRSDRQFRGLNEDYFQAFLRTILAYAVFFPVVEFITSATLAALIFYAGFKLQAGAITWGLLLAFIQQSGRFFRPIRELAERYNVMQTALASSERIFRLLDNRDEIPEAPDARPAAFEHEIRFENVTFAYSEGGRQVVRDLSGVIPKGRRIAVVGHTGAGKSTLINLLMRFYDVRDGRITVDGVDVRDLQIRGLRSLFGLVLQDVFVFSGTLRENILLDRPRDEARLASVLEQSQLKGLVERLPQGLETPVGERGQKLSAGERQLLAFARMLYLEPAILLLDEATANIDSETESQIQTVIERVSHRLTTFTIAHRLSTIRDADEIWVMDQGSLVERGTHDGLVAQDGVYAKLVRLQFADGEAA, encoded by the coding sequence ATGTCGGAACAGGAAGCCTTCTTCCAATCGGACCGGGTGGACCAGCAGCCCGTGCGCCACGCGCTCCTCTGGCGCCTGGCGGGCTACCTGAAGCCCCAGTGGGCCTCCCTCCTGGCCCTGCTGGGCCTGATGGCCCTGGGCGCCTTCCTGGAGGTGATGCCCTCGGAGCTGACCCTCCGCCTCATCAACCGGTTCATGGGCCAGGGCAATCTGCGGGGCGCCGCGCCGCTGGTGGCGGGCTTCTTCGGCGTGCTCATCGCGGGGATGGTGGTCAGCCTGGCCCGCTACTTCCTGCTGGCCCGGGTGGGACAGCAGGCCATGCTGCAGCTCCGCATCCAGCTGTTCGAGCACCTGATGGGCCGCAACACGGACTTCTTCCACCGCAACCCCGTGGGGCGGCTGATGACCCGCGTGACCAGCGACGTGCAGAACCTGAACGAGATGTTCGCGTCGGGTTTCGTGGCGATCGTCGGGGACGCCCTCTCCCTGCTGGCCATCGTGGCGTGGATGTTCTGGACCCATCCCGGCATGGCCCTGGTCGCCCTGGGGATCCTGCCCTTCCTGCTGGTGGCCACGGAGGTCTTCCGCCGCCGGGCGGGGGAGGCCTTCCGCGAGACCCAGCGCCGCTACGCCGCCATCAACGCCTTCCTCCAGGAGCAGATCTCCGGGATGAGCCTGGTGCAGATCAACGGGGAGGAGAGCCGCAGCGACCGGCAGTTCCGGGGGCTGAACGAGGACTACTTCCAGGCTTTCCTGCGGACCATCCTCGCCTACGCCGTGTTCTTCCCCGTGGTGGAGTTCATCACTTCCGCGACCCTTGCGGCGCTGATCTTCTACGCGGGCTTCAAACTCCAGGCGGGGGCCATCACCTGGGGCCTGCTGCTGGCGTTCATCCAGCAGTCGGGCCGCTTCTTCCGGCCCATCCGCGAACTGGCGGAGCGGTACAACGTGATGCAGACCGCCCTGGCCTCCAGCGAACGGATCTTCCGGCTGCTGGACAACCGCGACGAGATCCCCGAGGCGCCGGATGCCCGGCCCGCCGCGTTCGAGCACGAGATCCGCTTCGAGAACGTGACCTTCGCCTACAGCGAGGGCGGCCGCCAGGTGGTGCGGGACCTCAGCGGCGTCATCCCCAAGGGGCGGCGCATCGCCGTGGTGGGCCACACCGGCGCCGGGAAGAGCACCCTCATCAATCTCCTGATGCGGTTCTACGACGTGCGGGACGGGCGGATCACCGTGGACGGCGTCGACGTGCGCGACCTCCAGATCCGCGGCCTGCGGAGCCTCTTCGGCCTGGTCCTCCAGGACGTCTTCGTGTTCTCCGGCACCCTGCGGGAGAACATCCTGCTGGACCGCCCCCGGGATGAGGCCCGGCTGGCCTCGGTCCTGGAGCAGAGCCAGCTGAAGGGGCTGGTCGAGCGCCTGCCCCAGGGACTGGAGACGCCCGTGGGCGAGCGCGGCCAGAAGCTCAGCGCCGGCGAGCGCCAGCTCCTGGCCTTCGCCCGGATGCTCTACCTGGAGCCCGCCATCCTGCTGCTGGACGAGGCCACCGCCAACATCGACTCGGAAACGGAGTCCCAGATCCAGACCGTCATCGAGCGGGTGAGTCACCGGCTGACCACCTTCACCATCGCCCACCGCCTGTCCACCATCCGGGACGCCGACGAGATCTGGGTCATGGACCAGGGCAGCCTCGTGGAGCGCGGGACCCACGACGGCCTCGTCGCCCAGGACGGCGTCTACGCCAAGCTGGTGCGGCTGCAGTTCGCCGATGGGGAAGCCGCCTGA
- a CDS encoding M28 family peptidase, with protein MAPWIPVLLAASFLAGAPVAQESAAAARMRRDVAFLASPELKGRGNGYPELDRAADRIAGEWKKLGLKAEIQRFPFIARIVREQQEAVVAAGNERRTLVWGRDVEALGLSADADFGAAPLVFAGYGVQIPGGYDDLAGLDLKGRVVVISRAVPDLDAFAHLPRGERSLLVRLKRLEAAQAAAVLVLEDGGPRPLQREEGPVKGGIPALGITPEALGTACGDLSARFRTMRETGRPSAPEASSASFSLKLKLRREEAPVPNVVAVIPGRDPKLRKEYVVLGAHLDHLGLGERHSMGGAEARGQVHPGADDNASGTALVVELGRELKKTRPRRSILLMHFGGEEEGLLGSAHWVRNPTHPLESVKFMLNFDMVGRLDPKAPKLMMGGLGASPAATEAAKKLAPRGLSVTPELGAAVGGSDHMSFSQAKIPTFFFFTGLHGDYHRPTDTADRINFEGMAQVAAFGKAVALDLANADAIPAFDPETAKLPARGDGGPMRIAFGTIPDYADHPKGFRINGVSKGSTAEAIGLQAGDVLIAFGDQPIRTIYDFMAALGAHKPGDKAMIRWLREDRPMEAEATLKGRP; from the coding sequence ATGGCCCCCTGGATTCCCGTTCTGCTTGCCGCTTCCTTCCTGGCGGGCGCCCCCGTGGCCCAGGAGAGCGCGGCGGCGGCCCGGATGCGCCGGGACGTGGCCTTCCTGGCGTCGCCGGAACTGAAGGGCCGGGGCAACGGCTATCCCGAGCTGGATCGCGCGGCGGACCGCATCGCCGGCGAGTGGAAGAAGCTCGGATTGAAGGCCGAGATCCAGCGGTTCCCCTTCATCGCCCGGATCGTGCGCGAGCAGCAGGAAGCGGTGGTGGCCGCCGGGAACGAGCGCCGCACGCTGGTCTGGGGCCGCGACGTGGAGGCCCTGGGACTGAGCGCCGACGCGGATTTCGGCGCCGCCCCGCTGGTCTTCGCGGGGTACGGCGTGCAGATCCCTGGGGGCTATGACGATCTGGCGGGCCTGGATCTGAAGGGCCGCGTGGTCGTGATCTCCCGGGCGGTTCCGGATCTGGATGCCTTCGCGCACCTGCCCCGCGGCGAGCGGAGCCTGCTGGTGCGCCTCAAGCGGCTGGAAGCCGCCCAGGCCGCGGCGGTGCTCGTTCTGGAAGACGGCGGACCTCGGCCCCTCCAGCGGGAGGAAGGCCCGGTGAAGGGGGGCATTCCTGCGCTCGGCATCACGCCCGAGGCCCTGGGAACAGCCTGCGGCGACCTGTCGGCCCGCTTCCGGACGATGCGCGAGACGGGCCGCCCCTCGGCGCCGGAGGCCTCTTCCGCGTCCTTCTCGCTCAAGCTGAAGCTGCGGCGCGAGGAGGCGCCGGTTCCCAACGTGGTGGCCGTGATCCCGGGCCGGGATCCGAAGCTGCGGAAGGAATACGTCGTCCTCGGCGCCCACCTGGATCACCTGGGATTGGGCGAGCGCCACAGCATGGGCGGGGCCGAAGCCCGGGGCCAGGTGCATCCCGGCGCCGACGACAACGCGTCCGGCACGGCCCTGGTGGTGGAACTGGGCCGGGAACTGAAGAAGACCCGGCCGCGGCGCTCCATCCTGCTGATGCATTTCGGCGGCGAGGAGGAGGGCCTGCTGGGTTCCGCCCACTGGGTGCGGAATCCCACCCACCCGCTGGAGTCCGTCAAGTTCATGCTCAATTTCGACATGGTGGGCCGGCTGGATCCGAAGGCGCCCAAGCTGATGATGGGCGGCCTGGGCGCCTCTCCCGCGGCGACGGAGGCCGCGAAGAAGCTCGCGCCCCGGGGACTTTCCGTCACGCCCGAGCTGGGCGCGGCGGTGGGAGGCTCCGACCACATGAGCTTCTCCCAGGCGAAGATCCCCACGTTCTTCTTCTTCACCGGCCTCCACGGCGACTACCACCGACCGACGGACACCGCCGACCGCATCAACTTCGAAGGCATGGCCCAGGTGGCGGCCTTCGGCAAGGCGGTGGCCCTCGACCTCGCCAACGCGGACGCCATCCCGGCCTTCGATCCGGAGACCGCCAAGCTCCCCGCCCGGGGCGACGGCGGGCCCATGCGGATCGCCTTCGGCACCATCCCCGACTACGCGGACCATCCCAAGGGCTTCCGGATCAACGGCGTGTCCAAGGGCTCCACCGCCGAAGCCATCGGCCTCCAGGCGGGCGACGTCCTCATAGCTTTCGGGGACCAGCCCATCCGCACGATCTACGACTTCATGGCCGCCCTCGGCGCCCACAAGCCTGGCGACAAAGCGATGATCCGCTGGCTGCGCGAGGACCGGCCCATGGAAGCGGAAGCCACTCTGAAAGGCCGACCATGA
- a CDS encoding 3-dehydroquinate synthase family protein translates to MRLATPPGFATEVFLLEAPDPSLLPEGPWTLVGDQRLREAWIEGGLPEPSDALWISVSEEEKKLRTVIPWLEHWARIPLHRDATVVALGGGVLSDLAGLAAALYLRGIAWQVWPTTLLGMVDAALGGKTGADLAAGKNLVGAFHAPKRLVACTGFLRTLPERHMENGRWELVKTAILQGELGWATEILQTGPVRTGWIERALAYKAGVVHRDPREAGERRLLNLGHTLGHALEAASGYQLLHGEAVGLGLLASCLLGEEQGLKPFPAELLDALARRLAPLAPLVAPWQACLPLLHRDKKARHAPGHTEDAPVTEIHCILPRPGESAIQRVLAPRVWEAPHARLVDLLDREATRA, encoded by the coding sequence ATGAGACTCGCCACGCCCCCGGGTTTCGCCACCGAAGTGTTCCTCCTGGAAGCTCCCGATCCGAGCCTGCTGCCGGAAGGCCCCTGGACCCTCGTGGGCGACCAGCGCCTCCGCGAGGCATGGATCGAAGGGGGGCTGCCGGAACCCTCCGACGCGCTGTGGATCTCGGTGTCGGAGGAGGAGAAGAAGCTGCGCACGGTCATCCCCTGGCTGGAGCACTGGGCCCGGATCCCGCTCCACCGCGATGCCACCGTGGTGGCGCTGGGGGGTGGCGTGCTGTCGGATCTCGCGGGCCTCGCGGCCGCCCTCTACCTTCGCGGGATCGCCTGGCAGGTGTGGCCCACGACCCTGCTCGGGATGGTGGACGCGGCCCTGGGCGGCAAGACTGGCGCGGATCTGGCCGCCGGGAAGAACCTCGTGGGCGCCTTCCATGCGCCCAAGCGCCTGGTGGCCTGCACCGGCTTCCTGCGGACGCTTCCCGAGCGCCACATGGAGAACGGGCGCTGGGAGCTGGTGAAGACGGCCATCCTCCAGGGCGAGTTGGGCTGGGCGACGGAGATCCTGCAAACGGGACCCGTGCGGACTGGCTGGATCGAGCGCGCACTCGCCTACAAGGCGGGCGTGGTCCACCGGGATCCCCGCGAGGCCGGAGAGCGGCGCCTGCTGAACCTCGGCCACACCCTGGGCCACGCTCTGGAAGCCGCTTCCGGCTACCAGCTGCTTCACGGCGAGGCCGTGGGACTCGGCCTCCTGGCCTCCTGCCTGCTGGGCGAGGAGCAGGGCTTGAAGCCCTTCCCGGCGGAGCTGCTGGACGCCCTCGCCCGGCGCCTGGCGCCCCTCGCGCCCCTGGTCGCGCCGTGGCAGGCCTGCCTGCCGCTGCTCCACCGCGACAAGAAGGCCCGCCACGCCCCCGGCCACACCGAGGACGCGCCCGTCACCGAGATCCACTGCATCCTGCCGCGCCCGGGCGAATCCGCCATCCAGCGGGTCCTGGCGCCCCGGGTTTGGGAAGCTCCCCACGCCCGTCTCGTCGACCTCCTCGACCGCGAGGCCACCCGTGCCTGA
- a CDS encoding tetratricopeptide repeat protein has protein sequence MPDVRLPILGALLGAALLAAPPAEDVRALMLQARALQIRGGGGDPQEAAALYRRVAAQVPDSAEVQLRLSEALQEAQDPAGALAPARRAVTLAPGNAEARAHLGLLLYQLAQKDPAMAAEAVKVLKAAALLLPQDPEVWARLGEMAEQVKDTEGALRAWLRLGRLRPGFMVAWERAAILARGLEDYEGRRESVLALNARTPEDRHLRMLEELARDQIQAGYLAHAEESFLLLARHLPQESGLWENVALVRLQTSRFEEALEVLARAEALKPTPRLSFNTALALMNLGRYQEAEARLRTLLGEKVDEERIADGAQALYAEALLLQGKGRELLAFVREQSIRPRVAGELQVFTSQALISLNDWRSALAAIREGIERFPKVPFFQQAAGLPPKYLEYRFFSRKEARAGLEQLHLEGMAAIWSEFRRWDKCLECLEKARKLGPVRNVDVLLMRSSAYEQVGRLDDSLKVLREAQKAEPENPLVQNNLGYLLLEREQDLEEAAALIAASAKATPDNGNVIDSLGWAQFKLGRLEEAEATLRRAADLSPFSPEVRRHLGEALVKQGKLAEGAEQWERALAFVFPERADLEKRLGQLRIRMAKEQALKVPPADGVSDPILDADPSADDEDQP, from the coding sequence GTGCCTGATGTCCGACTTCCCATTCTGGGAGCCCTTCTGGGGGCCGCCCTTCTCGCTGCGCCTCCGGCCGAGGACGTCCGCGCCCTCATGCTGCAGGCGCGCGCCCTCCAGATCCGGGGCGGGGGAGGCGATCCCCAGGAGGCGGCGGCCCTCTACCGGCGCGTCGCGGCCCAGGTGCCTGACAGCGCCGAAGTCCAGCTCCGCCTCTCCGAGGCCCTGCAGGAAGCCCAGGATCCGGCCGGCGCCCTGGCTCCCGCCCGCCGCGCCGTGACGCTGGCCCCCGGCAATGCCGAGGCGCGGGCCCACCTGGGGCTCCTCCTCTACCAGCTGGCCCAAAAGGACCCGGCGATGGCCGCGGAAGCGGTGAAGGTCCTGAAGGCGGCCGCCCTGCTTCTGCCGCAGGATCCCGAAGTCTGGGCTCGCCTGGGCGAGATGGCCGAGCAGGTGAAGGACACCGAGGGCGCCCTGCGGGCGTGGCTGCGGCTGGGCCGGCTGCGTCCCGGCTTCATGGTGGCGTGGGAGCGCGCGGCGATCCTGGCCCGGGGGCTGGAGGACTACGAGGGGCGGCGGGAATCCGTTCTCGCCCTGAACGCGAGGACGCCCGAGGATCGCCACCTGCGGATGCTGGAGGAGCTGGCCCGGGATCAGATCCAGGCGGGCTACCTGGCTCACGCCGAGGAGAGCTTCCTGCTCCTCGCGCGCCACCTGCCGCAGGAATCGGGCCTGTGGGAAAACGTGGCGCTGGTGCGGCTCCAGACCTCCCGCTTCGAGGAGGCCCTGGAAGTCCTGGCGCGGGCCGAAGCTCTGAAGCCCACGCCGCGCCTGTCCTTCAACACCGCCCTGGCCCTGATGAACCTGGGGCGGTACCAGGAGGCGGAGGCCCGGCTGCGGACCCTGTTGGGCGAGAAGGTGGACGAGGAGCGGATCGCCGACGGCGCGCAGGCGCTCTACGCCGAGGCGCTGCTGCTTCAGGGCAAGGGCCGCGAGCTGTTGGCATTCGTCCGCGAGCAGTCGATCCGCCCGCGGGTCGCCGGAGAACTGCAGGTGTTCACGTCCCAGGCCCTGATCAGCCTCAACGACTGGCGCAGCGCCCTGGCCGCGATCCGCGAGGGCATCGAGCGGTTCCCGAAGGTTCCCTTCTTCCAGCAGGCCGCGGGCCTTCCACCCAAGTACCTCGAGTACCGCTTCTTCTCGCGGAAGGAGGCGCGGGCGGGCCTGGAGCAGCTCCACCTGGAGGGCATGGCGGCCATCTGGTCCGAGTTCCGCCGCTGGGACAAGTGCCTGGAGTGCCTCGAAAAGGCCCGGAAACTGGGGCCGGTGCGGAATGTGGACGTGCTGCTCATGCGGAGCAGCGCCTATGAGCAGGTCGGTCGGCTGGACGATTCCCTGAAGGTGTTGCGCGAAGCGCAGAAGGCCGAGCCGGAGAATCCCCTCGTCCAGAACAACCTGGGCTACCTCCTGCTGGAGCGGGAGCAGGACCTGGAGGAGGCCGCGGCCCTCATCGCCGCCAGCGCCAAGGCTACGCCCGACAACGGGAACGTGATCGACAGTCTGGGCTGGGCCCAGTTCAAGCTGGGCCGCCTGGAGGAAGCGGAAGCCACCCTCCGCCGCGCCGCGGACCTGAGCCCCTTCAGTCCCGAGGTCCGGCGCCACCTGGGCGAGGCCCTGGTGAAGCAGGGCAAGCTGGCCGAGGGCGCCGAGCAGTGGGAGCGGGCCCTGGCCTTCGTCTTCCCCGAGCGCGCAGACCTGGAGAAGCGCCTGGGCCAGTTGCGCATCCGGATGGCCAAGGAGCAGGCCCTGAAAGTTCCTCCGGCAGATGGCGTTTCAGACCCCATTCTCGATGCGGACCCGTCGGCGGACGACGAGGATCAGCCGTGA
- the lepB gene encoding signal peptidase I, with product MAAETADKPEAALPPGAAKGAIRDNLEVVCFAMVLILFFKAFVGQQFKIPSASMRNTLMIGDHLLANKFIFAQPQWGWEEALFPMRGVKRGDIIVFRYPLDRDQDYVKRCVALPGDTVEMRNKRLYVNGKQVTGPFEHQFGRSPEGPTPGPWPPQRYAGEAERPMGLWRHADPDVLGLQDRNQMQAMNSLIQESFKDSLGPVTVPPGHLFAMGDNRDNSMDSRYWGFLPLDHLRGRPFIVWWSFREGDTDNDNGRVPDGPTDVAADFIDAARHFLTRTRWERTGTIPE from the coding sequence ATGGCCGCTGAGACCGCCGACAAGCCCGAAGCGGCCCTCCCGCCGGGCGCCGCCAAGGGCGCCATTCGGGACAACCTCGAAGTGGTGTGCTTCGCGATGGTCCTGATCCTGTTCTTCAAGGCCTTCGTGGGCCAGCAGTTCAAGATCCCGTCGGCATCCATGCGCAACACGCTGATGATCGGGGACCACCTGCTGGCCAACAAGTTCATCTTCGCCCAGCCGCAGTGGGGCTGGGAGGAAGCTCTCTTCCCCATGCGCGGCGTGAAGCGCGGCGACATCATCGTCTTCCGCTACCCCCTCGACCGCGACCAGGACTACGTGAAGCGCTGCGTGGCCCTGCCCGGCGACACCGTGGAGATGCGGAACAAGCGGCTGTACGTGAACGGCAAGCAGGTGACGGGCCCCTTCGAGCATCAGTTCGGGCGCAGCCCCGAAGGCCCGACGCCCGGCCCCTGGCCGCCGCAGCGCTACGCCGGCGAGGCGGAGCGGCCCATGGGCCTATGGCGCCACGCGGATCCCGACGTGCTGGGGCTGCAGGACCGCAACCAGATGCAGGCCATGAACAGCCTCATCCAGGAGAGCTTCAAGGACAGCCTGGGGCCCGTCACGGTCCCGCCCGGCCACCTGTTCGCCATGGGCGACAACCGCGACAACAGCATGGACAGCCGCTATTGGGGCTTCCTGCCCCTGGACCACCTCCGCGGCCGGCCCTTCATCGTGTGGTGGAGCTTCCGCGAGGGCGACACCGACAACGACAACGGGCGCGTGCCCGACGGCCCCACGGACGTGGCCGCGGACTTCATCGACGCCGCCCGCCACTTCCTGACGCGCACCCGGTGGGAGCGGACGGGCACGATCCCGGAATAG